A region of Necator americanus strain Aroian chromosome I, whole genome shotgun sequence DNA encodes the following proteins:
- a CDS encoding hypothetical protein (NECATOR_CHRI.G1608.T1) codes for MSSIAKLNRKGPATASCLTPVTTSNGVVHPAGVRTAAAVMECLPRCDIPLPEIGAARVSTNFNVCAQPPELSIRVIHEVRSVSTFLAGDRSIDSRKIGTEHWPLKLNVQFYESSPEEYYAKACILTERTGQITCFMNSTYNKEALLDECDSTRLGVSSSLPLLLLTGIMIVLFLAVGVAVVFLAHHLFMRLSRASRSHPKFHKQSQCAALLPAIHTQKFSVEEDRLTVIEEEKEESTCSVIESDGKVFSFITNDTTRTTPSESVQTVATTPFSLMRTFQPSPQPV; via the exons atgtcgtcgattgcgaaattgaacaggaaaggtcctgccactgcctcttgtcttactccagttaccacttcaaacggtgttgtacatccggctggtgttcgaactgctgcagcagtt ATGGAGTGCCTACCTAGATGCGATATTCCACTTCCTGAGATCGGAGCAGCTCGAGTTTCCACAAATTTCAACGTTTGCGCACAACCACCGGAGCTGTCAATTCGAGTAATT CACGAAGTGAGATCGGTTTCGACGTTTTTGGCTGGTGATCGAAGCATTGAttctcgaaaaattggtaccgaACATTGGCCACTGAAGTTGAATGTACAGTTTTATGAAAGCTCACCTGAAGAATACTATGCTAAG gcATGTATTTTAACCGAACGAACCGGTCAAATCACTTGTTTCATGAACTCTACTTATAACAAGGAAGCTCTGTTAGATGAGTGTGATTCGACAAGACTAGGAG TGTCCTCATCATTACCATTGTTGCTACTTACTGGAATAATGATAGTGCTCTTCCTTGCCGTCGGCGTTGCAGTGGTGTTCCTCGCCCACCACCTTTTCATGCGACTCTCACGTGCGTCACGATCACATCCGAAGTTCCATAAACAG tCACAGTGCGCCGCCCTTCTGCCAGCAATCCATACGCAAAAATTCAGCGTTGAAGAAGATCGACTGACAGTGATAGAGGAGGAGAAAGAGGAATCCACGTGCAGTGTGATCGAAAGCGATGGCAAAG TCTTCTCGTTCATCACTAACGACACAACTCGGACGACACCATCCGAATCCGTGCAAACGGTTGCCACAACCCCATTCTCATTAATGCGAACGTTTCAACCGTCTCCACAGCCGGTGTGA